One Gemmatimonadota bacterium DNA window includes the following coding sequences:
- a CDS encoding Uma2 family endonuclease produces MAIPNPTIKFTYEDYLNTPDDKRYELLDGELVMPPAPGESHQNVSAMLGWKLTQFAVENRMGRVYHAPFDVVLSNMDVVQPDLIFVSNERAAIITPANIQGAPDLVVEILSPSTAARDKTFKRSLYAKHGITEYWMVDLTEKTITILRLGEREFEVVDTYGEGEILTSPTLQGFTLSLDDIF; encoded by the coding sequence ATGGCTATTCCAAATCCCACCATCAAATTTACCTACGAAGATTATCTGAACACGCCGGACGACAAGCGTTACGAACTTTTGGACGGAGAGTTGGTTATGCCCCCTGCACCGGGAGAAAGTCATCAAAACGTGTCCGCCATGCTCGGATGGAAATTGACTCAGTTCGCGGTTGAGAATCGCATGGGGCGGGTCTATCACGCGCCCTTCGACGTGGTGCTGTCGAACATGGATGTGGTGCAACCCGACTTGATCTTCGTCTCCAATGAGCGCGCTGCTATCATCACTCCCGCAAATATTCAAGGCGCACCAGACCTCGTTGTCGAAATCCTATCTCCTTCCACAGCCGCACGCGATAAGACCTTCAAGCGCAGCCTGTATGCCAAGCACGGCATAACCGAGTACTGGATGGTCGATCTCACCGAAAAAACCATAACAATCCTGCGCCTCGGCGAGCGCGAATTCGAGGTTGTCGATACCTACGGCGAAGGGGAAATATTGACTTCACCCACATTGCAAGGATTCACTTTGAGCCTCGACGACATATTTTAA